The following are from one region of the Vibrio rarus genome:
- the lipB gene encoding lipoyl(octanoyl) transferase LipB, producing the protein MVNKLEIHHLGRQDYEPIWQRMHKFTDERDEHTADQVWIVEHNPVFTQGQAGKEEHLLNTGDIPVVKSDRGGQVTYHGPGQMVVYFLLNLRRRHLGVRELVTDIENIVIQTLSKLNINSAARSDAPGVYVGDKKICSLGLRIRKGCSFHGLALNIDMDLTPFLRINPCGYAGMEMAQVADFTSKEQRTDIQSILVKELTNLLDYTDVIEMAESDE; encoded by the coding sequence TTGGTTAATAAACTAGAAATTCATCATCTTGGCCGTCAAGACTACGAGCCAATATGGCAAAGAATGCACAAGTTTACCGATGAGCGAGATGAACATACCGCAGATCAAGTGTGGATTGTTGAACACAACCCAGTATTTACTCAAGGTCAAGCAGGTAAAGAAGAACACCTGCTCAATACCGGTGATATTCCCGTGGTGAAAAGTGATCGTGGTGGTCAAGTGACTTACCATGGGCCTGGGCAAATGGTGGTGTATTTCCTATTAAATTTACGTCGCCGTCATTTAGGCGTGCGTGAGCTTGTCACCGACATCGAAAATATTGTGATTCAGACCCTAAGCAAACTGAATATCAACTCAGCAGCACGCTCCGACGCCCCTGGGGTTTATGTTGGCGATAAAAAGATTTGCTCACTCGGACTGAGAATCCGCAAAGGCTGCTCTTTTCACGGACTGGCTCTTAATATCGATATGGATCTCACCCCTTTCCTACGCATTAACCCGTGCGGTTATGCTGGCATGGAAATGGCTCAAGTTGCTGACTTCACAAGCAAAGAACAACGTACAGACATTCAAAGTATTCTGGTAAAAGAGTTAACGAATTTACTTGATTACACCGACGTAATAGAAATGGCAGAAAGCGATGAGTAA
- the ybeD gene encoding DUF493 family protein YbeD has product MQEQAKLKDLLEFPCQFTYKVMGYAKPELPDLILEVIQRHAPGNYSPSIKPSGKGTYNAVSVTITATSIEQVETLYKELSDIEIVRVVL; this is encoded by the coding sequence ATGCAAGAGCAGGCAAAGCTAAAAGACTTGTTAGAGTTTCCGTGTCAATTCACTTACAAAGTAATGGGATACGCAAAACCTGAGCTACCAGATCTTATACTGGAAGTTATCCAACGTCATGCTCCTGGCAATTACAGCCCATCCATCAAGCCAAGTGGCAAAGGCACCTACAATGCCGTTTCTGTCACTATTACTGCAACCTCTATAGAGCAAGTCGAAACGCTGTATAAAGAGCTTTCCGATATTGAAATCGTGCGAGTTGTGCTATAA
- a CDS encoding serine hydrolase, translated as MKKITQSLKSLAVTGALASVAFSAASQAAPNVLPDAPQIAAKGYVLMDFNSGKVLAQKEMNTKLHPASLTKMMTSYVIGQELKRGNISKDDEVVVSKNAWAKNFPDSSKMFIEVGTTVTVDKLNHGIIIQSGNDACVAMAEHVAGSEDAFVDLMNAWAKSLKMTNSHFANVHGLDNDGLYSTPYDMALLGQALIRDVPDEYALYAQKQFTYNGITQYNRNGLLWDKSMNVDGIKTGHTSTAGYNLVASGTEGQMRLVAVVMGTKSSNARKAESKKLLNYGFRFFETVAPHKKGEVFAEEKIWMGSQDTVKLGLAEDTYVTLPRGVAKNLKASFVLDKELKAPIKQGDVVGRVFYQVDGKDIAQYPLLSLENVDEGGLFSRLIDYIVLLFNSWF; from the coding sequence ATGAAAAAAATAACCCAATCACTTAAGTCTTTAGCCGTCACTGGTGCCCTTGCATCCGTTGCGTTCTCTGCTGCCTCACAGGCCGCACCAAATGTACTTCCTGATGCGCCACAAATCGCAGCAAAAGGTTATGTACTAATGGATTTCAACTCTGGCAAAGTCCTTGCTCAGAAAGAAATGAACACTAAACTTCACCCTGCAAGCTTAACTAAAATGATGACCAGTTACGTCATCGGTCAAGAGCTAAAACGTGGCAACATTTCGAAAGATGATGAAGTTGTAGTCAGCAAAAACGCTTGGGCGAAAAACTTCCCTGACTCTTCTAAAATGTTCATTGAAGTGGGTACCACGGTTACTGTTGATAAGCTAAACCACGGTATTATTATCCAATCAGGTAACGATGCTTGTGTGGCAATGGCAGAACATGTTGCAGGTTCAGAAGATGCCTTCGTTGATCTTATGAACGCTTGGGCTAAGTCTCTTAAGATGACTAACTCACACTTTGCTAACGTGCATGGCCTTGATAACGACGGCTTATATTCAACACCATACGACATGGCTCTATTAGGCCAAGCGCTTATTCGTGATGTTCCTGACGAATACGCTCTCTATGCTCAAAAACAATTCACTTACAACGGCATCACTCAATACAACCGTAACGGCTTGCTTTGGGATAAAAGCATGAACGTTGATGGCATTAAAACAGGCCACACAAGTACAGCAGGATACAACTTAGTTGCATCTGGTACTGAAGGTCAAATGCGTCTTGTCGCGGTTGTTATGGGCACCAAGAGCTCAAACGCTCGTAAAGCTGAAAGTAAGAAACTTCTAAACTACGGTTTCCGTTTCTTTGAAACAGTAGCACCACACAAAAAAGGTGAAGTGTTTGCTGAAGAGAAAATTTGGATGGGTAGCCAAGATACAGTTAAGCTGGGTCTTGCTGAAGATACTTATGTGACGCTTCCTCGTGGCGTTGCTAAAAACCTAAAAGCAAGCTTTGTGCTAGATAAAGAACTGAAAGCGCCAATCAAACAAGGTGATGTTGTTGGCCGTGTCTTCTATCAAGTCGATGGCAAAGACATTGCTCAATACCCATTACTTTCTTTAGAGAATGTGGATGAAGGTGGCCTATTTAGCCGACTTATCGACTACATTGTATTGCTCTTTAATAGCTGGTTTTAA
- a CDS encoding septal ring lytic transglycosylase RlpA family protein gives MHKLKILILGISLTLLFGCSGKDRYALSQDVPPDSPISLQHIEDATPRYEPYSLGGNKDYTVRGKSYSVIHSPDGFKERGKASWYGKKFHGHLTSNGETYDMYSMSAAHKNLPIPSYVKVTNLDNGKTAIVRVNDRGPFHDGRIIDLSYAAATKLGVIKSGVANVEIAFISTQPKGNKAKQGAHPSYTIQVASLGSASNSQKLSKQLSSEYQQPSYVEQKNSINRVFIGPIANIVEANKTLKKLQQNGHPSAFIKKHQPK, from the coding sequence ATGCACAAACTTAAAATACTTATTTTAGGCATTAGCCTAACCCTACTTTTTGGTTGTTCAGGTAAGGATCGCTACGCCCTATCACAAGACGTTCCCCCTGATTCGCCTATATCTTTGCAGCATATAGAGGACGCTACACCTCGCTATGAACCCTATAGCTTAGGTGGAAACAAAGATTACACCGTACGTGGCAAATCCTATTCTGTGATACATAGTCCTGACGGTTTTAAAGAGAGAGGCAAAGCCTCGTGGTATGGCAAGAAATTCCATGGCCATTTAACCTCAAATGGCGAAACCTATGACATGTACTCAATGAGTGCAGCACATAAAAATTTGCCTATACCCAGTTACGTTAAAGTCACCAATTTAGATAACGGTAAAACTGCAATTGTTCGAGTCAATGATCGAGGACCTTTTCATGATGGCCGAATTATTGATCTTAGTTATGCAGCAGCGACTAAACTTGGAGTAATTAAGAGTGGTGTCGCGAATGTGGAAATTGCGTTTATTTCTACTCAGCCTAAAGGTAATAAGGCAAAACAGGGCGCTCACCCTAGCTATACCATACAAGTTGCCAGTCTAGGGAGCGCTAGCAACTCGCAAAAGCTGTCAAAGCAATTAAGTAGTGAGTACCAGCAACCAAGCTATGTAGAACAAAAAAACAGTATCAATAGAGTCTTTATTGGTCCCATCGCTAATATTGTAGAGGCGAATAAGACTCTAAAAAAATTACAACAAAACGGACATCCGAGCGCATTTATTAAAAAGCATCAACCGAAATAA
- the rodA gene encoding rod shape-determining protein RodA → MKLDPETGKNRSLFERMHLDLPLILGLLILMGCALVIMYSASGQNLAMMERQMMRMVLALTIMVLMAQITPRTYESLAPLLFTTGLVLLLGVLFFGEASKGAQRWLNLGIVRFQPSELMKLAVPLMVARYIGNRPLPPSFRVLVTSLLLVMLPTILIAKQPDLGTSILIAASGIFVIFLAGISWKIIFSAAIAVGAFVPILWFFLMREYQKVRVRTLFNPESDPLGAGYHIIQSKIAIGSGGLMGKGWLHGTQSQLEFVPERHTDFIFAVIAEEWGLIGVCLLLSVYLFIIGRGLYLASQAQSAFGRMMAGSIVLSFFVYIFVNIGMVSGILPVVGVPLPLISYGGTSMVTLMAGFGILMSIQTHRKMLSKAN, encoded by the coding sequence ATGAAACTAGATCCTGAAACAGGCAAGAACCGCTCGCTGTTCGAGCGGATGCACCTCGACCTTCCCTTAATTTTAGGGCTTCTCATCCTTATGGGGTGCGCATTAGTGATCATGTACAGTGCTAGCGGACAAAACCTAGCGATGATGGAACGTCAAATGATGCGTATGGTGTTAGCGCTGACGATTATGGTGCTCATGGCGCAAATCACTCCTAGAACTTATGAGTCTCTTGCCCCGCTCTTATTTACCACAGGTCTTGTGCTATTACTGGGAGTGTTGTTTTTTGGTGAAGCATCAAAAGGGGCGCAACGTTGGCTAAACTTAGGTATTGTGCGCTTTCAACCCTCGGAATTAATGAAGCTCGCTGTGCCATTAATGGTGGCACGCTATATTGGTAATCGCCCGTTGCCTCCCAGCTTTCGAGTATTAGTAACCTCATTGCTACTGGTAATGTTACCCACTATTTTAATTGCCAAACAACCGGATCTCGGAACTTCTATCTTAATTGCAGCTTCTGGCATTTTTGTGATTTTCTTAGCCGGTATCAGCTGGAAAATCATTTTCTCCGCGGCGATAGCCGTTGGGGCGTTTGTCCCTATTTTATGGTTCTTCTTAATGCGTGAGTATCAAAAAGTGCGCGTAAGAACCTTATTTAATCCAGAGTCCGATCCATTGGGCGCAGGCTACCATATTATCCAAAGTAAAATCGCCATAGGTTCAGGTGGCTTAATGGGTAAAGGTTGGCTCCATGGGACTCAATCGCAACTGGAGTTTGTTCCCGAGCGTCATACGGATTTCATTTTTGCAGTTATTGCTGAAGAATGGGGGTTAATTGGCGTCTGTTTACTGCTATCTGTTTATTTATTTATTATTGGTCGAGGGTTGTACCTTGCCAGTCAAGCCCAAAGCGCATTTGGTCGCATGATGGCAGGCAGTATTGTCCTTAGCTTCTTTGTTTATATTTTTGTTAACATCGGCATGGTAAGTGGCATTTTACCCGTAGTGGGGGTTCCCCTACCACTGATCAGCTATGGCGGTACCTCCATGGTTACCCTAATGGCGGGATTCGGTATATTAATGTCCATACAAACTCATAGAAAAATGCTCTCAAAGGCGAACTAA
- the mrdA gene encoding penicillin-binding protein 2 yields MMRKRSHFRDHKFEARLFGSRALVAFIGILILMAVLISNLYHIQVNQFKDYQTRSNDNRIKVVPIAPNRGLIYDRHGVVLAENRPVFSLEITPERVGNLDETITRLKALFPISDDAYARFKRDRKHTRRFKSVPLLNQLSEQQVAIFSVHQHEFPGVEVKATLKRYYPYGEILTHVLGYVSRINDRDLRRLAREEKIKDYQATHDIGKLGIERYYEDVLHGKPGYQEVEVNSRGRIIRTLKYQPPIPGQDIVLNIDINLQSYLFKLLDKRRGSAVILEPHTDAVLAMVSSPSYDPNSFVHGISSKDYRALLNDINRPLVNRATLGIYPPASTVKPFMAVAALQEKVITPTTTRNDPGYWRIPNSKTRPFRDWLRWGHGKVNINKAIEESVDTFFYQVAFDLGIDRISKWMEEFGFGDYTGIDIYEESKANMPTREWKRARHKTPWYQGDTIPVGIGQGYWTATPMQIAKATSVLVNNGKVMAPQILHSTIKTLDDKRTVEELKQPELYPPITGVKKEFWTIAKHGMYLVNHGKRGTARHAFAGLKYKSAGKSGTAQVFGLAEDQKYNADEIAEHLRDHALFTGFAPYDDPRVIVTIVLENAGGGSSHGAPVVRQIFDHILLDKNYDYIEPEK; encoded by the coding sequence ATGATGCGTAAGCGCTCTCACTTTAGAGACCATAAATTTGAAGCTCGACTTTTTGGAAGTCGGGCTTTAGTTGCTTTCATCGGTATCCTAATACTGATGGCGGTTCTCATTAGTAACCTTTACCATATTCAGGTCAATCAGTTTAAAGACTATCAAACTCGCTCCAACGACAACCGAATTAAAGTGGTTCCCATCGCGCCCAACCGTGGTCTGATCTACGATAGACACGGGGTGGTGTTAGCGGAAAACAGACCTGTATTTTCTCTGGAAATCACCCCTGAAAGAGTGGGGAATCTCGATGAAACTATCACTCGATTAAAAGCGCTATTCCCCATCTCTGATGATGCGTATGCACGCTTTAAACGAGACCGAAAACATACCCGACGCTTCAAGTCTGTTCCTCTGCTTAATCAACTTTCCGAGCAGCAAGTGGCCATATTCTCTGTTCATCAGCATGAATTTCCTGGGGTAGAAGTCAAAGCCACACTCAAACGTTATTACCCTTATGGGGAAATTCTCACCCATGTACTAGGCTATGTCTCTCGCATCAATGATCGCGACTTACGACGTTTGGCTCGCGAAGAGAAAATTAAAGATTATCAAGCAACCCACGATATCGGTAAGCTTGGTATTGAACGCTATTATGAAGATGTTTTACATGGCAAACCAGGCTATCAAGAAGTTGAAGTTAACAGCCGTGGGCGCATTATTCGTACCCTAAAATATCAACCGCCCATCCCGGGACAAGATATTGTGCTCAATATTGATATCAATCTGCAGAGCTATCTATTTAAACTCCTCGATAAACGTCGTGGCAGTGCCGTCATTTTAGAGCCTCATACCGATGCTGTACTGGCTATGGTATCGAGCCCTAGTTACGACCCAAACTCATTTGTCCATGGGATTTCCAGCAAGGATTACCGAGCGCTTCTCAACGACATTAATCGCCCACTGGTAAATCGTGCCACACTCGGTATTTACCCACCCGCCTCTACGGTAAAACCGTTTATGGCAGTAGCGGCATTACAAGAAAAAGTCATTACGCCAACAACGACCCGTAATGACCCCGGTTATTGGCGTATTCCTAACTCCAAAACCCGTCCATTTAGAGACTGGTTACGTTGGGGACATGGCAAGGTTAATATCAATAAAGCCATCGAAGAATCTGTTGATACCTTCTTTTATCAAGTGGCCTTTGACTTAGGCATAGATCGCATCTCTAAATGGATGGAAGAATTTGGTTTTGGCGACTATACCGGTATTGATATCTATGAAGAAAGTAAAGCGAACATGCCCACTCGCGAATGGAAAAGAGCCAGACATAAAACGCCTTGGTATCAAGGGGATACTATTCCTGTAGGTATAGGTCAAGGTTATTGGACTGCCACACCAATGCAAATCGCTAAAGCCACCTCTGTACTGGTCAATAACGGTAAGGTGATGGCTCCGCAAATTTTGCATTCAACCATCAAAACCCTTGACGATAAACGCACTGTAGAAGAGTTAAAGCAACCGGAGCTTTACCCTCCGATTACCGGTGTCAAAAAAGAGTTTTGGACCATTGCAAAACACGGTATGTATCTGGTTAACCATGGTAAACGAGGCACAGCACGCCATGCTTTTGCTGGGTTAAAATACAAAAGTGCCGGTAAATCAGGTACAGCACAAGTATTTGGCCTTGCTGAAGACCAAAAATACAATGCTGATGAAATTGCCGAGCACCTTCGCGATCACGCTCTATTTACAGGGTTCGCACCTTATGACGATCCAAGAGTGATCGTCACCATAGTACTGGAAAATGCAGGGGGCGGCTCAAGCCATGGGGCACCGGTGGTCAGACAGATCTTTGACCATATTTTATTAGATAAAAACTATGACTATATTGAGCCTGAAAAATGA
- the rlmH gene encoding 23S rRNA (pseudouridine(1915)-N(3))-methyltransferase RlmH, producing the protein MKIQLVAVGTKMPKWVEEGFNEYKRRFPNDMPLELIEITAGKRGKNADIARILQKEGEAMLAAIPKGNRIVTLDIPGKPWDTPQLAKQMERWKLDARDVSILIGGPEGLAPACKAAAEQSWSLSPLTLPHPLVRVVMAESLYRAWSVNANHPYHRE; encoded by the coding sequence GTGAAAATCCAACTCGTTGCCGTTGGCACTAAAATGCCAAAATGGGTAGAAGAAGGTTTTAATGAGTACAAGCGTCGCTTTCCAAACGATATGCCGCTGGAACTTATAGAGATAACCGCAGGTAAACGAGGTAAAAATGCCGACATTGCGCGCATCTTACAAAAAGAAGGCGAAGCGATGCTTGCAGCCATACCGAAAGGAAACCGCATTGTCACTTTAGATATTCCGGGCAAGCCTTGGGATACGCCGCAATTGGCAAAACAGATGGAACGATGGAAGCTCGATGCACGGGATGTGTCTATTCTTATCGGAGGCCCTGAAGGGTTAGCCCCTGCATGTAAAGCGGCAGCGGAACAAAGCTGGTCTCTCTCCCCTCTTACTCTCCCTCACCCATTAGTGCGGGTAGTAATGGCAGAAAGCCTGTATCGCGCCTGGAGCGTAAACGCTAACCATCCCTACCATCGTGAGTAA
- the rsfS gene encoding ribosome silencing factor — protein MQGEALKNFLADKADDLKALEIVTIDVQGKSSVTDYMLVCTGTSKRHVSSIAQHIAIEAKKVGVEPLGMDGELEGEWVVVDMGSTMVHIMQEQQRELYQLEKLWG, from the coding sequence TTGCAAGGCGAGGCATTGAAAAACTTTTTAGCCGATAAGGCAGACGATCTTAAAGCACTAGAAATAGTCACTATAGATGTGCAAGGCAAATCTAGCGTAACTGACTATATGCTAGTGTGCACAGGTACCTCTAAACGTCATGTTTCATCCATTGCACAACATATTGCAATTGAAGCAAAAAAAGTGGGCGTCGAACCGCTAGGTATGGATGGTGAACTTGAAGGGGAATGGGTTGTCGTAGATATGGGGTCCACTATGGTTCATATCATGCAAGAACAACAGCGTGAGCTTTATCAACTTGAAAAACTCTGGGGTTAA
- the holA gene encoding DNA polymerase III subunit delta — protein sequence MRTFADKLVNILQRQLHPVYLLFGGEPLLIQESRTHIEQRAKADGFSEVFRFAITTQTDWNEIFDACNAMSLFAEKKIIELELPESGVNQAISKQLLSVQQMLNPDVILLVQGSKLTKSQENAKWFKALESHGLWVSCLTPDAQRLPQFVMQRCNQMGLKPDSEAVQMLAQWHEGNLLALTQSLEKLCLLYPDGVLTLVRIESALSRHNHFTAFNWIDAMLAGKAKRSQRILRELHNEGIEAVILLRTLQKELNTLMSYKQALHQQSLQQIFDQYRVWNNKRPLYTAALNRHTPQALYAMVCTLANAEHTAKTDYDNSVWPILTQLTLDMSIQKHP from the coding sequence ATGCGTACCTTTGCCGATAAGTTGGTTAACATATTACAGCGTCAGTTACACCCTGTGTACCTGCTGTTTGGTGGTGAACCGCTCTTAATTCAAGAGTCACGAACGCACATAGAGCAACGCGCTAAAGCGGATGGCTTTAGTGAAGTGTTTCGCTTTGCCATCACAACTCAAACCGATTGGAACGAAATTTTTGATGCCTGCAACGCCATGAGCTTGTTCGCAGAGAAAAAAATTATAGAGCTCGAACTCCCTGAGTCGGGGGTCAACCAAGCCATTAGTAAACAGTTACTCAGCGTACAGCAAATGCTGAACCCAGATGTTATTTTACTTGTGCAAGGCAGTAAACTCACCAAATCTCAAGAAAATGCCAAATGGTTCAAAGCGTTAGAGAGTCATGGGCTCTGGGTAAGCTGCCTCACACCAGATGCGCAGCGTCTACCTCAGTTTGTGATGCAACGTTGTAATCAAATGGGCCTTAAGCCTGACTCTGAAGCCGTACAAATGTTAGCCCAGTGGCATGAAGGCAACCTTCTGGCTTTAACGCAAAGCCTAGAAAAACTTTGTTTACTCTATCCTGACGGAGTTCTTACCCTAGTTCGTATAGAATCAGCACTCAGCAGGCATAACCACTTTACGGCATTTAACTGGATTGATGCCATGCTGGCAGGCAAAGCTAAGCGTAGCCAACGTATTTTACGCGAGTTGCATAACGAAGGCATTGAAGCGGTTATCTTGCTTCGCACCTTGCAAAAAGAGCTCAATACTTTAATGAGCTATAAACAGGCATTACATCAGCAAAGCCTGCAGCAAATTTTTGACCAATATAGGGTATGGAACAATAAACGTCCCCTATATACAGCCGCACTCAATCGTCATACACCCCAAGCCTTGTATGCAATGGTGTGTACTTTAGCCAATGCAGAACATACGGCTAAAACAGATTATGACAACAGTGTCTGGCCCATACTGACTCAACTCACGTTAGATATGAGCATACAAAAACACCCATAA